A region from the Streptomyces lydicus genome encodes:
- a CDS encoding UDP-glucose dehydrogenase family protein — protein sequence MALKITVIGTGYLGATHAAAMAELGFEVLGLDVVPEKIEMLQRGEVPMYEPGLEELLRRHADGIEGSTGRLRFTTSYEEAGAFGDVHFVCVNTPQKHGEYACDMSYVESAFDALAPHLTRPALVVGKSTVPVGSAARLAERLAAAAPAGAQVELAWNPEFLREGFAVKDTLHPDRIVVGVAGERAEELLREVYAAPIAEGSPFIVMDYPTSELVKTSANSFLATKISFINAMAEVCEAADGDVVKLAEAIGHDDRIGKKFLRAGIGFGGGCLPKDLRAFMARAGELGADQALTFLREIDSINMRRRGHMVELTRDAVGGGFLGKRVAVLGATFKPDSDDVRDSPALNVAGQIHLQGGQVTVYDPKGMENARRVFPTLAYADSALEAVRGADVVLHLTEWREFRELDPAALGDVVAERRILDGRNALDPTLWRKAGWTYRALGRPRA from the coding sequence ATGGCCCTCAAGATCACCGTGATCGGCACCGGCTACCTCGGCGCGACCCACGCCGCGGCCATGGCCGAGCTGGGCTTCGAGGTGCTGGGGCTCGATGTGGTGCCCGAGAAGATCGAGATGCTGCAGCGGGGCGAGGTCCCGATGTACGAACCCGGCCTGGAGGAGCTGCTGCGCCGCCACGCCGACGGCATCGAGGGCTCGACCGGCCGGCTGCGCTTCACCACCTCCTACGAGGAGGCCGGCGCCTTCGGCGACGTCCACTTCGTCTGTGTGAACACCCCCCAGAAGCACGGGGAGTACGCCTGTGACATGAGTTACGTGGAGAGCGCCTTCGACGCGCTGGCCCCGCACCTGACCCGGCCCGCCCTGGTGGTCGGCAAGTCGACGGTGCCGGTGGGCAGCGCGGCCCGGCTCGCCGAGCGGCTGGCCGCGGCCGCCCCGGCGGGCGCGCAGGTGGAACTCGCCTGGAACCCGGAGTTCCTGCGCGAGGGGTTCGCCGTCAAGGACACCCTGCACCCCGACCGGATCGTCGTGGGCGTGGCCGGTGAGCGGGCCGAGGAGCTGCTGCGCGAGGTGTACGCCGCCCCGATCGCCGAGGGCTCGCCGTTCATCGTCATGGACTACCCGACGTCCGAGCTGGTCAAGACCTCCGCCAACTCCTTCCTGGCCACGAAGATCTCCTTCATCAACGCCATGGCCGAGGTCTGCGAGGCGGCCGACGGCGATGTGGTGAAGCTCGCCGAGGCCATCGGGCACGACGACCGGATCGGCAAGAAGTTCCTGCGGGCCGGGATCGGCTTCGGCGGCGGCTGCCTGCCCAAGGACCTGCGGGCCTTCATGGCGCGCGCCGGCGAACTGGGCGCCGACCAGGCCCTGACCTTCCTCCGCGAGATCGACTCGATCAACATGCGGCGCCGCGGCCACATGGTCGAGCTGACCCGGGACGCGGTCGGCGGCGGCTTCCTCGGCAAGCGGGTCGCCGTCCTGGGCGCGACCTTCAAGCCCGACTCGGACGACGTCCGCGACTCCCCCGCGCTCAATGTCGCCGGCCAGATCCACCTCCAGGGCGGCCAGGTCACGGTCTACGACCCGAAGGGCATGGAGAACGCGAGGCGCGTCTTCCCGACGCTGGCGTACGCGGACAGCGCGCTGGAGGCGGTGCGCGGCGCGGATGTGGTGCTGCATCTGACGGAGTGGCGCGAGTTCCGCGAGCTGGACCCCGCCGCGTTGGGCGACGTCGTCGCCGAACGCCGCATCCTGGATGGCCGCAACGCCCTCGACCCGACCCTGTGGCGCAAGGCGGGCTGGACGTACCGCGCGCTGGGGCGCCCCCGCGCCTAG